The uncultured Dysgonomonas sp. genome contains the following window.
CCCATAAGTCAATGATTTCTTTGACTTTTTTTTTGTTTTCCATTGTTGTTTTATTCTAAATTAGTTAATACTTGTATCAATTAAAAGATACAAAAAATCCTGAAGTTTTATCCTTAAGGTTCCAAATTTGAGATTCCCTGAATTTGAGGGCGAGTGGGAAGTGACATTTCTTGGAAATGAGTGCACGGTTAACCCGAAAGTATCTACTCTAGAAAGTGAATTTGTTTACGTCGATTTAGAGTCAGTAGTTAAAGGAGTATTGATAAGTACAAATCATATAAATAGGTCGGAAGCTCCGAGCCGAGCTCAAAGAGTTCTTTCGGATAAAGATATATTATTTCAATGTGTACGCCCCTATCAGTTAAACAATTATATTTATCATAGACAAGGCAGTAAGCAATGGGTAGCTTCCACAGGATATGCACAAATACGGACAAAGCATAATATTGATTTCCTTTATCAATTATTAAATTCTCCTCAATTCAATCAAGAAGTAATGCTTCGCTGTACGGGTACAAGTTATCCTGCAATATCGGGTACAGATCTTGGAAATATCCCAATATCAATTTGTTCCAATGAAGAGCAAAAGAAAATAGGAGGGCTATTATTTCGGATAGACGATCAGATTGCCACCCAAAGCAAAATAATTGAGGGTTTGAAGGAATTAAAAGCTTGGCTCAGCAAACAACTATTTAGTCGCAAGCTCCGCTTCAAAGATGAGAATGGGAATGATTTTCCAGAGTGGGTGGAAACGAAATTAGGGGAAATAGCAGAAACGTATTCAGGCGGAACACCTACTTCGACAAATAATAGCTATTATATTGGGAATATTCCATTTATTAAGTCGGGAGAAATTTCATCTGATAAAACAGAACAGTTCATCAATGAGGAGGCTTTGAAAAATTCGTCAGCAAAAATGGTATCTAAAGGCGATTTACTACTAGCCTTATATGGTGCGACCAGTGGAGAGGTTGCAATATCTCAAATAGCAGGTGCTATAAATCAAGCAGTGTTAGTTATTAAGAGTATGCAAAATACTAATTTCCTTCATCATTTCTTAAGATGTAATAAGGAAAATATAATTTCTACATACCTTCAAGGTGGACAAGGTAATTTATCGGCACAAATTGTAAAAAATATAACTATAAATCTTCCATCCCTCACTGAACAGAAAAAAATAGCCGATTTCCTTTCTGAAATCGACAATAAAGTAGAAGTTGAAACTACAACATTTGACTTGCTGACCAAACAAAAACATTATCTTTTACGACAGATGTTTATATAAACATCTGTTTGAGGAGGTATTTTTTCTGAATTTCTAATTGTTGTAATACTTTAGACTCTATTCTGATCTTATAATCATAAGAAGAAAGAAAATCAGTTATTTTGCCCTGTTCCTCCATGCAAGGCTGTTCAAATCTAATTTTGGAGAAATTTTCATAAAATAAGTAATCCCTCACACCTCCTTCAACATTCTTCAAAACTTCTTTGTTAAATGAATTAGTTTTAAAGAAATGAAACAAGAAATTATCGTTTATGGAGTCTTGGGTTTTGAAACAAACATATAATGAGCTAATAATTATATTCTCTAAATTGCCACTATACCCGATTGAACCAACGTTTATTCTTGCTGGATTATATGCAAAAGTGTGTTTGTTTATTACTTTATATAGTTTGATGTCATAACCTCTATCATCACTATCAATTCCTTCAAATTGTTCATTTTGAGGAACAAATCCGTCTTTGTTATTTATTGAATATACTGGAAGTTTTTCATTGTTTTTATTTCTTTCACTTACAACCATTGTAACATTTCCTAATAGCTGCGTTTTCCATTCTGGAAAATCTGCCCCATCATCATCTTTGAAGCGGAGCTTGCGACTAAATAGTTGTTTGCTGAGCCAAGCTTTTAATTCCTTCAAACCCTCAATTATTTTGCTTTGGGCTGCAATACGTTCGTCTATCAGAGATAAAAAAGAAGCTATTTTTTGTTGCTCAGAAATATCGGGAATAGAAATCTCGATCTGTTCTATTGTACTTTTTGAAAGACTAGGAACACCAGATGCTTCATTATACATTAACCAATTTATCTGTTCAAAAACATTGAATACAAATTTAGGTAGAACGTTCTTGTACGAATAAGTATAAAATAACGTATCCACAGTCCAAAACTTACCATTATAATAGAATGGTTTGTTAATTGTACCTTTTCGCCCAATACATACCGACTCCCCATCAAAAAGAAATTCATTCACAGAGGTCATATAGCCTCCAGTACCAAAAACAGGAATATTTCCTTCTTTTAGATGTTTATAATCTCTACCACTCCCAACTTTAAGAATCTCTCCCAACTTCTTCACTTCCCACTCGCCCTCAAATTCAGGGAATCTCAAATTTGGAACGTTGCCCTTATTTTTTCTCTCTTCTTTCATACCAGTCATTGTAATGCTTTGCAATTTAACATTGAGGATTTATCCAAAACTAAAAAACCAATCCTAACTCTTTTAGATACACTTCAATTTGGCTATCCAAATCGCTGCGTTTTGCTTCGAGTTCTTTAATTTCACGCATTACGGCATGAATATCTATTTCCTCTTCTTCTTCGAACGTGTCTACGTACCGAGGAATATTTAGATTAAAATCGTTGTCAATAATCTCTTGTAGTGAAGCGCGATGAGAATACTTTTCGAGTTCGGCACGAGTAGCGTAAGTATCCACAATCTTGTCTATATGCTCCTCTCTCAACTTATTCTGATTCTTTACTTTCTCAAATGCTTTTGAGGCATCAATAAACAAAATATTATCGCCATCTTTTCGGCATTTTTTGAAAACTAGTATACATGTAGGAATACTAGTTCCATAAAATAAGTTGGCTGGCAGTCCAATAATGGCATCAATATAGTTTTTGTTCTCAATCAAATAGCGGCGAATCTTACCCTCGGATGCTCCACGAAACAGCACCCCGTGAGGAGCCACGCAAGCCATTGTACCACCATCACTTAAGTGATGTATCATGTGTAGAATAAAGGCATAATCGGCTTTGCTTTTGGGGGCTAATGCTCCGGCACGGCTAAAACGATCGTCGGTATTATATTTGCTATCGGCAGTCCAATTAGCTGAAAATGGAGGGTTTGCTACAATGGCATCAAACACTTCATTCTCAAATTGGTCGTCCTCTAACGTATCACCACTACGTATTTCGAACTTATCGTATCGTTGATTATGCAATAGCATATTCATTCGGGCGAGGTTGTAGGTAGTAGGGTTCTTTTCCTGCCCATATATAAATTCGGCTCCGCCCTCTTTGGCTACACGTAACAGCAGCGAACCCGAACCGCAGGTGGGGTCATAAACATTACGTAACCGAGAATGATCTACCGTAACAATACGTGCGAGAATAGTTGACACTTCCTGCGGAGTATAAAATTCGCCTGCCTTTTGTCCAGCACCGGCAGCAAATTCTCCGATCATATATTCATAAGCATCTCCTAAAACATCTATTTCGGCATCTTCCAGTCGAAAATCTATTTCGTCGAGAGCTAATAAGAGGCTACTTATTAATTTATTTTTATCGTCCGCTGTCTTACCTAGTTTGGCAGATGTCAAGTCCACATCATCGAATAAGTTTTGAAAATCATCTTGCGAATCGGCGCTCAATGTACTATCCTCGATGCGCTTGAATGCTACACCCAAAACCTCAAGTATAAACTTGCCAACCTTGGCATCTGCAATGAGTGTAGAAAACAGAAACTCCGACTCAAGGAAATATCCTATTTCTTCAATGGCAGCCTCTCTCAGCTCTTGCTTAAATTCCTCGTCCTCGGTAGCCCATGCAATTTGAAAGGTTATTTTGTCGTTTTTAAGTTGTTCATTAATGTACAACTCTATTCGCTCAGAGAGGTATTTGTAGAATATCAATCCCAGTCCATAATTCATAAAGTCACTGGCATTCATATTTCCACGCATATCGCACGCCATCTTCCAAAGCTGTGCTTTTAGTATTCTTTGTTGTTCTTCGCTCATAATATTGTACTTAGATTGCTTGTTTAACAAGACTCATTATATACTCTAGATTTTTATCATCGGCTACTTTTACTTCATAGTCTCCATTTCCGAGATGCCCGACAGATGAAATATCACGAGTAATATTTTTGGGGTCATCAAGATTACCCCTCTTAATATTGATAGTTAATTTTAAACCGTTTTTCTGTATCTCAAAATCACAAACGTTATTATTTCCTATTTTGAATGCAATATAAAATTTCTGAGGCCTAACTTCTATTCCATCAGCAAGATTGAGAATGGATGATTTAAATTTTTCATATAACTCTATAACCTCCTCGGATTTTCCACGCAGAAGATCCTCCTCTGTATAAACCTTTATCTCGTTTGTAACTTCCTTTAGTTCTGTATTGGTTTGAGTTATTGGCTTAATACTCTCAGCCGATTTTGTTTTACGTATAGGCGAAATAGTAACCGTTCCATTCTCGAATCTCTTAAACTCCCAGAGTTCGATAGCAAGATCTTTGAAATTAGTTGCTTCTTTTTGATTTTCAGTAAAATCAGTAGAAACAAATACAACTCGGGTTTGCGACCAGTCTACACTATCACGTGCCAACGTTTTCTCTAGTCCTTCATTGTACTCTAAAATGAAATCTGCTTTGTTTTGGAGCATCAAACTTAAATATGTAAACCCTTGATCAACAACACTTGCATTCCGATCTCGTTTGTATTCGATAATAACAAAAGCCTTTGATTGTGGGTCGTAGGCAAGTGTATCTATACGTTTACTCTTAATGGTAAATTCAGATTTGACTAATTCTAACCCCATAATGAGAGGTAGATTTTGTTCAAACAAATTCTGAATATCTCTTTCGAGCTTGAAAGGTTTCTCTTTAATCTGCTCCAATTTATCACCTAGGGATTTGTATAGTATCATAAATTTAATTTGCCTTAATTCCAACTAAACAGTTTAATAATATCTTGCATTTTTTCAATAATGCTTTTTTTCTTCGCTTGGTTTTCCCTAAATGTTAATATCAGTGGTTCAATCGCCCTTTTGATAATTTCATTCTTGGGTTTACCAAGATACTCAAATTCTGTGATATATTCATGCAACAATTCTTCGTTGACACCCTCTTCGGCAGCTACTTTTCCAATGGCTTTTGCACGTTCGGCTATGATATACTTATCTAAATCACTTTCTATATCACTGGGTGTGTCTTTATCCTGTCTACCATCTATATGGATGCGTATAAATTCGTCAATAAGTCTACTTTTTGATCTCAAAACAGGATCGCCATTCACTGTGTCGAGCACCGCTTTTCGATCTTTGTTATATGATGCCGACTCTGGGCGCAATTCTTGCAACAAAGCAAGAATATACATTACATTGATGATGTCACGATGGATAAGCTCCAGCTCAAAATCAATATCCGATAATATGCTTTCGGCATCTGGATTTATTGGTTTAACGGCAAGTTGATTTGACATATCTAAATATTTGCTCTGAAAGTCAGCAAATAGCTGATCTTTTATCTCTAAAGCATTTCCATTGAATTCATTATATCCTTTCATCTGAGTCCGTAGACGGAGCATCGCTCTGAAAAGCATGACGAATGTACGCTTATCTTGTTCCGACTGAAACTCCGATATTGAATCTATTGTGGGGTATTTTTCTAAAAAACTAATAGCCTGATTATTGAATTCTTCAACTAAGCTTTGGTATGGTTTCATCAAAACTATTTCTGACGAATTGCTATTAGAGTATAGCGAAATAGCTGCATCTGTATTCTCTTTCAAATCTCTAAAACAGACTATTTTGCCAAACCGTTTTTTCTCATTCAAAACCCTGTTCGTTCTCGAAAATGCCTGCAACAAACCATGATAATTAAGATTCTTGTCTACATAGAGTGTATTTAACCGCTTAGCATCGAATCCTGTGAGAAACATATTTGCTACTAACAAGAGGTCAATCTGACGATTTTTCATTCGCTTGTTGATATCATCGTAGTATAGGTTGAAATTATCGGTGTTGAAGTCCGTTCCAAACATCTCGTTATAATCTCGGATATACCCCTCCAAAATATCACGTGTGTTGCCATCTGAGACAAAACCCTCGTTCATTCCGGTAAGCTCATCCTCGCTGTCTTCATTTTGAGTATAAGTGAATATTGTTGCTATTTTTAAATCGTGGTTCCTACTCTTGAATAGATCGTAATATTTTGTAACCATGGGTACGCCCCCAACAGCAAACATCGCATTAAAGTCACGTTCGTAGGTAGAAGTATTATAGTTGTCCAAGATAAAATCTACAATATCTTCCATACGTTTGTCGCTCATCATTGCCTCTCGCGTATCAATAGATTTGACCTTTTTGTCATCTTCGTTTCTTTTTTTCCATTTACCATGATATTCCACCAAAAAGCTCAACACATTTTCATCCGCAATAGCATCTTTGATGAGATATTCATGCAGACGTTCCCCAAAAATATCTTTCGTGGTTCGTCCGTCATTCGCATTTTTAGCAAGAATAGGTGTACCTGTAAATCCAAAATAGCGAATATGATTGAAGAAATCTGTTATATTAGTGTGCATATCCCCAAACTGACTCCGATGACACTCATCAAAAATCATCACAATATTTTTTTCTTTCACGTCCTGCAATCCTTTACTAAACCGTTCTTTTTGAACGGCATTGTTTAGTTTTTGAATTGTGGTAATCATCAACTTTTTGTTTGATTGTAATGCTTTTACAAGGGCTTTGGTGTTATCTGTACTATCTACAGCTCCAGGTGAAAACGCATCATATTCTTTCTTGGTTTGCGTATCAAGATCATGTCTATCAACAACAAACAGCACCTTATCTATGTCAGGCATCTCAGAAATTAATTGAGCAGCCTTAAACGATGTTAGTGTCTTTCCCGAACCGGTAGTATGCCAAATATATCCGTTTTTAGTTGAATTGGCAACCTTGTCAATCAATGCTTCAACAGCATAGTATTGGTACGGACGAAGTATCATAAGACACTTATCTGATTGATGCAATACAACATATTTTGCCAACATTTTACCCAGTGTGCATTGGTCAAAAAACATCGCTGCAAAAATATCAAGACGGTCTATATGATTGTTTTTGAAATCTGCCCACGGAAATGTGAATTTATATCCCTGATTAGGATTGTTTGTGAAATATCGGGTATTAACACCATTGGATATTACAAATATCTGAATGTATTTGAATAATCCTTTGAATGCAGTTTTATGATAACGTTGCACTTGGCTGTATGCTTGTTTCAGTTCTATACCTCGTTTTTTCAATTCAATCTGAACTAAAGGAAGTCCATTCACTAAAATCGTAACATCATAACGCGACTTACGGCGTCCTTCGTCTGTGATTTGACTTGATACCTGAAACTCGTTCTTACACCACTCTTGCGTGTTAAGAAATTCGATCCATTTCGTTGTACCATCTTCACGAACTAAGGAAAATTTGTCGCGCAACTTGATAGCTTTATCGAATATAGAACCACTTTCGAGATGAATCATTATTCGCCCGAATTCGTCGTCTGAAAGAACTATCTTATTGTGATTATCAAGTTGTTTTCGAAAATTGTTAATAAGAGCTTCTTCATCTTCAATTTTTACAGCTTGGTAATTCATCGAAACGAGGGTCTTTATTAGACCTGATTCTAAAGCTTGTTCGGATTGGGTTGATGTCATTATTTATTATTATTGGCATATTCTTCAAAGGTAAGTATTTGTTGTTAGTTGTCAAAAACTTTCACTCCTTGAAACCGTTAGTTATTATTAGAGAGAAGAGAGGTATACCCAAACATTTTTTGCGGTGAATAAAACTTATATTCTCCGCAAATTTACGGAGAATAATTCGTATTTTTACCGCATAAATTAATTAAACAATGGCAAAATATATTTACCAATATCCGCAATGGCCTGATTTTAGTTGGGATGACAAACAAATTCAACCTATACTTGGAGAGGTTCGTCATCTGCAAGGGAAAATCATCGGTCAAATGAATGTTTTGGGCTTTTCTTTGAAAGAGACAACTTCATTAGCTACATTAACCGAAGATGTTATTAAGTCATCTGAGATTGAGGGAGAAAGGCTTAATTACGATCAAGTACGTTCTTCGATTGCGCGTCGTTTGGGAATTGAAACAGCTGGGATGGTAGCTTCGAACAGATATGTGGAAGGTGTTGTTGACATGATGCTTGATGCAACGCAAAACTATCAAAAACCAATTGATAACGAGCGACTTTTCGGATGGCATGCAGCATTGTTTCCTACAGGTAGAAGTGGTATGCAAAAAATTGAGGTGGGGCAATATCGCACAGGAGAAATGCAGGTAGTTTCGGGGGCGATGGGTAAAGAAAAAGTACATTTTGAAGCTCCGCCTGCAGAGAGTGTTCCCAAAGAGATGGATTTGTTTATTACGTGGCTCAATAGTGATACAAAGTTAGATTCTGTATTAAAATCTGCTATCGCTCACTTTTGGTTCATTATTATACATCCTTTTGATGATGGTAATGGTCGTATTGCTCGAGCAATATCCGATCTCTTACTTGCACGTTCTGATAATAGTAACCAGCGGTTTTACAGTTTGTCGAGCCAAATACTTGCACAAAAAAAGAGATATTACGAGATGTTGCAGAAAGTGCAACACAGCAGTGGAGATATTACTCCTTGGTTTAAGTGGTATCTTGATTGTTTATATGATGCACTCGATGTTACTGCTTTGACTTTAAAAAAAGTTTTATCTAAGTCCAATTTTTGGGAGCAATATAAAGATATACAATTCAATCATCGTCAAAACTTGATTCTCAATAAGGTCTTGGATGGCTTTGACGGTAAACTCACATCATCGAAGTGGGCAAAGATAGCAAAATGTTCATCTGACACGGCTCTTCGTGACATTCAGGATTTGATTTCGAAAGGTATACTTCGCAAAGAGGCACAAGGTGGGCGGAGTACTAATTACGAACTTGGTTTTGATGTTGAAGAATAACTTGGTTTAGTATCTCTGAAATAGACTATTTTGATTATATTTGCAGTGACAATAAAGCGTTCTTTAATAGTATTGTAACTTGTTGATAATCAACCCACCTATCAAAAGGAGGACTTTTAGGAGGATTTAATTTTCGAGGTGTTATAAATACTTGAATATAAGGTGATTGTACGTGAGACTATTTGTCCCGTCCAGCATCATAACGTTGAAGTTCTACGAATTCTTCTGCTGTTTTATTTCCGGCATATTTATCAAGAAACGCCTCCTGTGCTCTGATCATTGGCGTAAAATAATGATCTGTCCAGCAAGTTTCGGGTAAGATAAAGGTGGCAACGGGCATATATCCCGCAGTCTGTATTTGAGCTACTTTATTGGAAATCGTATTCATTTCAGGGAAATGCGGCATACAATAATTTTCAATTTCTGCCGGACGCTTTTCTGTAAACCAGGCACTTTCAGTTACAGCTATATATCCCCCCGATCTCAGAAACTTACGCCACTCTCTCAGCCCCCGTTCAAAACCGATATTATAAATAGCTCCTTCACACCAGATCAGGTCTAACTCCTCATTCTGGAAAGGAAGATTATCCATTGAACGTACAATACCTTTCACCCGGCCCTGAAGATTCAAATCTTTGGAATTACAATTGAGCCGGTCAATGAATTGAGGAAAAAGATCGAAACCTGTAATCTGTCCGGGTATATGCTGAGCCAGCGCCATAGTCTGCCCGCCGGTTCCACAACCGATGTCAGCAATAAAGGATTTGTCGGTAAGATTATCTATAAAGCTCAATGCTTTCAGGGTTATTTCAGGGCTACCGGGCCCTTGACGTTTCATTTTTAAAAAGAATTCACAGATAAAATTAAAATCGAATTCGTGAATAGTGGTAATATTTTCGTTACTCATTGTTGTAATGTATGTAGCATACAAGGAAAGCATAGCAATGCTTTTGATCACTGTACGCAAGATTAAAAACTATAATTATAAATAATAGAAAATCACTCTCAAAAGGAGTTATCCGAGAGTAAACGAAAGGACAATCTGTATAAGAAATACAAATTGTTTACTAAACCAAATCCGTTTTAAGTAAATTACGTGTCATGTTGCAAAGGTATGAAAAAATAATTAATGGTGAGAACTTATAATATTTTCTAACAAATAAACAATCCCGGAGGAAGATCGAGGGCATTAGCTTGCTTCTAGATATTAGACTATATACCTAATTAATAACCTAAATTCAAATCCCCGAATAAAAAAGTATAATGGGATTCCTGATTTTCAAGATCATTTATAACTTTTAAAAACTTACTGACACACTGTTGTCAACCTTGTATAATATTTTTGCATCAATAATCGAAATCCAAAAACATTAGAATATGAAACTTAAATCTTACTTAGTATTTAATGGTAATACAAAAGAAGTACTAAATTTTTACGCAAAAGTATTTAATGGGACGAAAAGCGGCTGGACTTTCGCTGAAATACCTTAATTAGTTACTTAGAAAGCTTTCAGGCTCAGGTCAATATTCGGAGCAGCATATATTATCGCTCCCGAAGAGATATAATCCACACCCGTTTCGGCTATTGCATGCACTGATTCTTTCGTGATTCCACCCGACGCCTCTACCTTAACAGCACCATCAATGAGCTGTACCGCCGCTGCCATTTCAAACAGTGACATGTTATCCAGCATAATCACATCCACTGCATTTGTAGCCAACGCTTCTTTCACTTCGTTAAGATTACGGGTCTCCACTTCTATTTGCAGATCTTTTCCTATCTCTTTCAGATATTTCACTGTAGCTTCCACAGCTTTGGTTATACTTCCGGCATAATCGTTATGATTATCTTTCAGCATTATCATATCAAAAAGCCCGTAACGGTGATTCTTTCCCCCGCCGATATACACAGCCCATTTTTCACACATACGGAAGATAGGAGATGTTTTGCGGGTGTCGAGTATGCGGGTATCGGTATCGGCCAATAACTCCACCATTTCGTGCGTATAAGTAGCTATGCCGCTCATGCGTTGCATACAGTTGAGAACCAGTCGTTCCATTGTAAGGATAGAACGCGCCGAACCGGATACAATGAAAGCAATATCGCCTTCCTTCACGCTATCCCCATCATTCTTATATACTTCTATCTCCAGGCTCTTATCATAATAATGAAATATCTCCTGAGCAAGATCTACACCAGCCAGAATACAGTCATGCTTGATTAGCAGTCGTGCTCTCTGTTTCAAACCGACAGGGACACTGGCTAAAGTAGAGTGATCACCGTCTCCGATATCTTCTTTTATAGCTTCATCTATAAAATGATATAGTCTTTCATCCGTTACATAAGGTGGTCTATTCATTTCTTATCCAAATCTTTATTATAAAATGTACCTCTATTTTCTGTTTGTTCCATACTTTGGGTTATTATCAGAAAGGCGACACTTACCAGATTACGCAACTCTGATAACTGGGGTGACAAAATGGAAAAGTTATATATTTCTTTCACCGACCTGTATATCTCTTCCTCTTTCTGTTTTGCCAACTTTAGGCGTCTATTACTACGAACTATACCCACGAGGTCACTCATCAATGTCTGTAATTCTTTGCGCAGATAATTCAGTAATACCATTTCCTCATTTACTTTCATTCCTTCCTGATCCCATTCCGGAATTTTATGAAGCTGTTCATAGTTAAAGTTGTCCTCACGCAGTCGTTCCAACGTTTTCACAGCTGCACGATGACCGAACACCAACGCTTCGAGCAAGGAATTCGATGCCAAACGATTTGCGCCGTGCAATCCCGTATTGGAACATTCGCCTACAGCAAACATATTTTTAATTGTGCTTTGTCCGAACAGGTCTACATCTATACCTCCACACAGATAATGGCTGGCAGGTACAACAGGTATCAAATCCCTGAACATATCCAGTCCGGCATCTTTACACTGCTTGTAGATATTTGGAAAATGTTCCATGAACTTACCCTGGTTTAGATGGCGACAGTCGAGACATACATAATCGTCTCCTCGCAGCTTCATTTCGCTATCGATAGCACGGGCCACAATATCACGCGATGCCAACTCTTCCCTGTCATCATATTTATGCATGAATGCTTCTCCCGATGCAGTGCATAGTTTTGCACCAAAACCTCTTACAGCCTCCGAAATCAATGGCAATTGCCCGGTGGTAAGGCTATAAAATGCAGTAGGATGAAACTGGATGAACTGCATATTACTGATTCTGGCTTTCGCTCTGTGTGCCAGACCTATACCATCTCCTGTAGCGATTATCGGATTGGTTGTATTCTTATATACATGTCCGCAGCCACCTGTTGCCATAAGTGTTATTTTGGCGGACATCTTCTTTATGCGTTGCGTCTTCAGATCGAGGACGTAAGCTCCGTAACAGTTCAGATTATATTTATCGAATGATTCACCCGGAATATGATGTTCCGTAATAAGGTCTATCACATAATGATGATTGAGCAGCTCCACATTAGGTAACCGCTCAATAGCTTTCAACAAAGCTCTTTCTATCTCTGCTCCGGTAATATCTTTATAATGTACTACACGATTTTCTGTATGGCCGCCTTCACGTCCCAAATCATATGCCTGAAACTCATTTTTGTCGAAGTTAGCCCCCCACTCCACTATTTCGCGAATACGTTCAGGCCCTTCGGTCACCACTACTTCCACAGCTTCCCTTTTGCATAATCCGTCTCCGGCACGTAGGGTATCTTCGATATGTTTTTCGAAACTATCTTTTGTAAAATCCGTTACAACAGCTACACCACCCTGGGCATACTTTGTATTCGACTCCTCATCATCCGATTTGGTTATGACTGTAACTTTAGCATCCGGTTTCTGCTGCGCTATTTTCATCGCATAAGAAAGTCCTGATATGCCTGAGCCGATTACAAGAACATCTGTATAAATCATTCTATAAATTAAAAAATTATGAATGAAGAATTATGAATTATGAATTACTTAGCGTCTGTGCCATTTTTCATTCTTAATTCTTAATTCTTAATTTCCTATTATCTACTTAATTGCTTTCGAAAGTTCCAGCATCTTATTTATCGGACGCAGTGCCTTAATGCGTATTTCTTCATCCATCAGGATTTCAGGAAGTTCGTATTTCATGCATAAATACAATTTTTCCATTGTATTCAATTTCATGAAATGACATTCACTGCAATTACATTTATCATCGATAGTAAGTGCCGGAATAAGTTTCTTTCCGGGCGCCCGTTTACGCATCTCGTGCAATATACCTTCTTCGGTGGCTACAATAAATTCCTCTGCCGCATCATTTACTACATAATTAAGCAGATTTGCAGTAGAACCGATATAATGTGCAACCTGTAATACAGGTTTCTGAGCTTCAGGGTGTGCTATTAACTTCGCCTTCGGATGATTCAGCATTTGCTCTGCAATCCTTTCCAATGAAAAAGCTTCGTGCACAATGCAAGCTCCATCCCAAAGTATCATATCACGACCTGTCACCTGATTGATATATCGTCCCAGATTTTTATCAGGAGCAAATATTATTTTTTGCTCTTCAGGCAGCGAATTTATAATATGCTCGGCATTGGATGAAGTTACTATGATGTCGCTTTCGGCTTTTACGCCCGAGTCACAGTTGATATAGCTTACCACAATCGCTCCGGGATGTTTCTTTTTCAACTCTCTCAAACCTTCTCCTGAACAGGAATCTGCTAATGAACACCCGGCCAACAAATCAGGTAATATCACTTTCTTGGTCGG
Protein-coding sequences here:
- the nadB gene encoding L-aspartate oxidase yields the protein MIYTDVLVIGSGISGLSYAMKIAQQKPDAKVTVITKSDDEESNTKYAQGGVAVVTDFTKDSFEKHIEDTLRAGDGLCKREAVEVVVTEGPERIREIVEWGANFDKNEFQAYDLGREGGHTENRVVHYKDITGAEIERALLKAIERLPNVELLNHHYVIDLITEHHIPGESFDKYNLNCYGAYVLDLKTQRIKKMSAKITLMATGGCGHVYKNTTNPIIATGDGIGLAHRAKARISNMQFIQFHPTAFYSLTTGQLPLISEAVRGFGAKLCTASGEAFMHKYDDREELASRDIVARAIDSEMKLRGDDYVCLDCRHLNQGKFMEHFPNIYKQCKDAGLDMFRDLIPVVPASHYLCGGIDVDLFGQSTIKNMFAVGECSNTGLHGANRLASNSLLEALVFGHRAAVKTLERLREDNFNYEQLHKIPEWDQEGMKVNEEMVLLNYLRKELQTLMSDLVGIVRSNRRLKLAKQKEEEIYRSVKEIYNFSILSPQLSELRNLVSVAFLIITQSMEQTENRGTFYNKDLDKK
- the nadA gene encoding quinolinate synthase NadA, translating into MTTFDKAVELLPVKGYLNMEIPKGIDLIEEINRMRKEKNAIILAHYYQTGDIQDIADFLGDSLQLARAAEKTDADMIVFCGVHFMAETAKILNPTKKVILPDLLAGCSLADSCSGEGLRELKKKHPGAIVVSYINCDSGVKAESDIIVTSSNAEHIINSLPEEQKIIFAPDKNLGRYINQVTGRDMILWDGACIVHEAFSLERIAEQMLNHPKAKLIAHPEAQKPVLQVAHYIGSTANLLNYVVNDAAEEFIVATEEGILHEMRKRAPGKKLIPALTIDDKCNCSECHFMKLNTMEKLYLCMKYELPEILMDEEIRIKALRPINKMLELSKAIK